The Ipomoea triloba cultivar NCNSP0323 chromosome 4, ASM357664v1 DNA segment TGTGCATGTGACTCTTTGGGGAGGGAGGGAGACATAACTGGAGGTAGAATATGGCTGCAGAGATGCATAGATATAGCAccaatgaagaagatgaagaaatgggGATGGATGTGaaagaggaagatgatgaggatgaagaagaagaagaggaagaaaagagCTTATCTGCTCCAGCAACTGCAGGCATTGATGGGGGGGTTGCATCTAACAACAGCAGCCATAGGTTCTTGCATCATCAGCAATTTCAGGAGCAGCCAACCCCTCAAGGAGGATCTCGTAGGTCTAGGCCACTAGAAGAGAAGGAAAGAACAAAGCTAAGGGAGAGACATCGAAGGGCAATTACTGCAAAGATCTTGGCTGGCCTTAGAAAGTATGGTAACTATAATCTTAGAGCCAGGGCTGATATCAATGAGGTCATTTCTGCATTGGCAAGGGAAGCAGGTTATGTTGTTCTTCAAGATGGAACAACCTTTCCATCCGGGTCACATCCACAGGTATCTGTCATTCCTTCATCATGAAATCTGGATAAACACAGTGAAATGTTTAGAAAACTTGGCTTAACTTGACCTTATTTTTGGGCAAAACTTTCCCCTTTGAAAATGTTAACATACATCAGTACATGAATGAATATGCATCCACCTTCTTTTCTTCTAGTGAGTTTCAAGAAAGTTCAAACAAGGCAAAATTTTCTCACCATCTACAtgaaattttttgagaaaatgacTGAATACCTCTTTCTTTGATGATCTTTCCTATAAATAATGATTGTTGTACAACCTATTTTAGACAAGAAAATATCTACACTGATTACACTAATTATTGCTATTCTACATTAGGTAAGAATATATACAGCTAATACACAAATTATGACAAATGGGATCTTCAAATCTCACTCACAATCTCAGTCATAATTTTAGCAATTGACAGCCCACAACCTCTGCCTTTGATACTACAGGGCACAAGAGCTACTGGCCCATCTACCCCAGTTGTGACTTCTCCATCTTTATATATGCAAGCACAAAATTCTCAACCTGCATCCTTGAGAACCATTTCTTCTGGTTGTCAAGATACAGTTGGTTATAATTCAGTCCAAATGAAAAGTGTGTTTATGCCCACTTCATCTCGTTATGATGCACCCCTGAGTGGTCCATCTCAGATATCGTCTATGGTGGCTGATGGAGGAGGTACACAGAATGATCCATTTCTTGGAGGGTCCTTGGACTCAAACAAGCAGGTGAAAGGGTGCCCACTTAAATGCTACAGATTGTTCAATTTTTCTAGCTTATACTTACAGAACAGTTTTATCAGGTTGTTGACGTACCCACAAGGTTACAGGAGGATGCTTTTGCTGGCACACCTTATGTTCCTGTTTATGTTATGCTACCTGTGagctttttaatttattatttccttcttcttcttcttcttcttcttcttcttcttttttttttttttttttttaataaattttgggCAATAATATCTCTTTAAATTTCTAACCTCTTGTATATCaagaatttgttttatttttaatttagtttcttCTTTAAAGTTGGCTTTGCTGTTAGGTTACAGCTCTATTCAATATATTAGCGATTGTGTCGTTCCAAGTATTAAAATCTAAATGCACCTTCTTTATCAGTTGGGCATCATCAACATAAAGTCAGAGCTTGTTGATCCAGATAGCGTAGTGAAGCAACTAAGAATACTGAAATCAATCAATGTTGATGGAATTATGGTTGATTGCTGGTGGGGTATAGTAGAAGCTCATGGACCAAAGGAGTATAATTGGGATGGATATAAGAGCTTGTTTCAAATTGTGCGTGAACTCAAGCTCAAAATTCAggtgacatttatttttgtaatatatgttcattctATTTCTtggctttatttatttatttatttttctgttgGGCTGGGTTGCTCAGCCAAAGCTCTTATGGCTTCTAAAGAGAAGTTCTGCAAGTAGAACCTCATTCTGAGGTTCCAGTAGAACCTCATTTTGAGTTCTACCACATTTTTTTACTAAGGCACCTAGGCACCCATAGGTCGGTAGATGGGCACCTAGTGAGTTCTACCACATTGATTTCAATAAATTATTCTCTCTAAAAACCATGTGCCTCTATAAGTCAATGCCAAAGCAATAAAATTTGTTCTATTGCCTGTGTTTTTATTCATAATTGTGCACTGAAGTTGTATGAGTTTGACTGCAATTAGGTGGTGATGTCTTTTCATGAATGTGGAGGTAACATTGGTGATGATGTATGCATCCCACTGCCTCACTGGGTAGCTGAAATCGGTCGAAGCAATCCTGATATATATTTTACAGATAGAGCAGGAAGGCGCAACCCTGAATGTCTCTCGTGGGGTGTTGACAAGGAAAGGATTTTCAAAGGCCGGACTGCTTTAGAGGtactttgttttactttgttCAAATTACACTTATATGTTACTGTTACAAGGGCTGATTTTCTTGTGCTTCTGAGtgttaagaaaatataaaataaaataaagcctGGGTAAAGATATGGTGGAGGGTGGGGAGCTTCTATGGACCggaaatatttagttttaaaaaaataatgcatagtTGTAGAGCATTTTGTGTCTTTATTAGTAAACCTTGTGGAAACCTTGTATACTATGTTGAGGTTTCTGTGTTTAAATTTGTAGGTTTACTATGATTACATGAGAAGCTTCCGATCTGAATTTGATGAGTTCTTTAAAGATGGTGTTATCTCTATGATTGAAGTTGGATTAGGTCCATGTGGGGAACTAAGATACCCATCTAATCCTGTAAAGCATGGTTGGAGATACCCAGGTGTTGGGGAATTTCAGGTAACTATGCATTGAATATAAGCTTGAATATTGAGTATCTTTGCTGTTTGGACAAAaggttttcttctttttgtagATAATAACAGGCCAgcaattatttttcatattctGNttttttttttttttttttttttttttaataaattttgggCAATAATATCTCTTTAAATTTCTAACCTCTTGTATATCaagaatttgttttatttttaatttagtttcttCTTTAAAGTTGGCTTTGCTGTTAGGTTACAGCTCTATTCAATATATTAGCGATTGTGTCGTTCCAAGTATTAAAATCTAAATGCACCTTCTTTATCAGTTGGGCATCATCAACATAAAGTCAGAGCTTGTTGATCCAGATAGCGTAGTGAAGCAACTAAGAATACTGAAATCAATCAATGTTGATGGAATTATGGTTGATTGCTGGTGGGGTATAGTAGAAGCTCATGGACCAAAGGAGTATAATTGGGATGGATATAAGAGCTTGTTTCAAATTGTGCGTGAACTCAAGCTCAAAATTCAggtgacatttatttttgtaatatatgttcattctATTTCTtggctttatttatttatttatttttctgttgGGCTGGGTTGCTCAGCCAAAGCTCTTATGGCTTCTAAAGAGAAGTTCTGCAAGTAGAACCTCATTCTGAGGTTCCAGTAGAACCTCATTTTGAGTTCTACCACATTTTTTTACTAAGGCACCTAGGCACCCATAGGTCGGTAGATGGGCACCTAGTGAGTTCTACCACATTGATTTCAATAAATTATTCTCTCTAAAAACCATGTGCCTCTATAAGTCAATGCCAAAGCAATAAAATTTGTTCTATTGCCTGTGTTTTTATTCATAATTGTGCACTGAAGTTGTATGAGTTTGACTGCAATTAGGTGGTGATGTCTTTTCATGAATGTGGAGGTAACATTGGTGATGATGTATGCATCCCACTGCCTCACTGGGTAGCTGAAATCGGTCGAAGCAATCCTGATATATATTTTACAGATAGAGCAGGAAGGCGCAACCCTGAATGTCTCTCGTGGGGTGTTGACAAGGAAAGGATTTTCAAAGGCCGGACTGCTTTAGAGGtactttgttttactttgttCAAATTACACTTATATGTTACTGTTACAAGGGCTGATTTTCTTGTGCTTCTGAGtgttaagaaaatataaaataaaataaagcctGGGTAAAGATATGGTGGAGGGTGGGGAGCTTCTATGGACCggaaatatttagttttaaaaaaataatgcatagtTGTAGAGCATTTTGTGTCTTTATTAGTAAACCTTGTGGAAACCTTGTATACTATGTTGAGGTTTCTGTGTTTAAATTTGTAGGTTTACTATGATTACATGAGAAGCTTCCGATCTGAATTTGATGAGTTCTTTAAAGATGGTGTTATCTCTATGATTGAAGTTGGATTAGGTCCATGTGGGGAACTAAGATACCCATCTAATCCTGTAAAGCATGGTTGGAGATACCCAGGTGTTGGGGAATTTCAGGTAACTATGCATTGAATATAAGCTTGAATATTGAGTATCTTTGCTGTTTGGACAAAaggttttcttctttttgtagATAATAACAGGCCAgcaattatttttcatattctGATTCTGAGGAGTCCCATTTTCATCTATCTGATGTGCTTCCCCTCTGCAGTGCTATGATCAGTATTTGTTCAAAAGCTTGCACAAGGCAGCTGAAGAAAGAGGGCCCTTAATTTGGGCACGAGGACCTGATAATGCAGGTTCCTATAATTCCAGGCCACATGAAACTGGTTTCTTCTGTGATGGTGGTGACTATGATGGATATCATGGTAGATTTTTCCTCAAGTGGTACTCCCAGATTTTGGTTGACCATGTTGATAGGGTGCTTTATCTGGCCAAGTTAATTTTTGAAGGAACATGCATTGCTGTGAAGGTTAGACATTAGTGCTTTCTGTCCTTTTCTCAGATAAAATAGACTTTGTGGCTTTAACAATCTATTAATTCTAAactcttctctcttttttttttttctccagttACATTAGCTTGACTTGAACTAATTTCTTTgccatttaaaaaatatatatcctGAGCAGCTATCAGGTATTCATTGGTGGTACAAGACAACCAGCCATGCCGCTGAATTAACTGCTGGATATTATAACTCGAACACTCGGGATGGATATGCTGCCATTTTGGCAAAGTTGAAGAAACATGGAGCTATATTGAAGTTCACATTTACTGAGATGAGCACATTAAACCAGCACGTGGAGGCAATGGGAGATCCTGAAGGCTTAGATTGGCAAGTAAGCATACAGATCACTAGTATATTGAGTTTCCAGCTCTGGAAGCGACATATTTCATCAGGAACTTGTTTGCTATATGTGTAAGCAAATCTTGAggttatatataacaaaaacaaTCTTAACACACTGATTTTGGGATGATGTTACAGATGATAAATGCTGCTTGGGACGCATGTTTACCAGTTTGCGGTGGGAATTCGCTTCCCTGCCATGACAGGGCATCCTATAACTATTTACTGGAAAAATCCAAGCCCATGGATCATCCAGATGGGCTGCACTTCGTTTCTTTTACCTATCTTAGGCTCAGTCCTGTTCTCTTGGACGCTCAAAATTTCATGGAATTTGAGCAATTTGTGAAGCAAATGCATGGTATGACACATTTAAAATCCCCCTTATGTTACTTGCTGCTGTTACATCTAAAGTCCCTTGCATAATATTGAGATGACTGGTAATGAGGCTAGAATCGTTTGTACCTTCTACTATGACCCAAAACAACACCGAGAGCTATCCCCAGTTCCCCtagaaatagaaaaattttGAAGTGAGGGGGACCAAGTAGAAGTTAAAGAAGACATGTAAACATAAATACCCTGTTTATGATTTGAGTAAATAAGTTAAAATCATTTCATCATTGTGTTTCCTTCTcagaaatactccgtaatagatCTGTAAAGATACCATTTTCTTTGTTTGCTTGGAAAGAGTGATTAATTATATAGCATATAAGCAGTAAACACAAGTACTTATGTAATATAGaacgtatatatataacagCATGAATCGATCCTTCTGCTGAACTCCAGCTTTCTTAAGTAActcggttttttttttctatttcagGCCAGGCAGTTCTTGATATACAGGCATAGCTTGAGGAACACAAGCGCATATCCCCTCCGTTCTTTCCTGCAAGAAAACGGGGTTTGGGTGTAGAATGGAGTCGTATACTGTAGTACAAATATTGATACAAGTAAAGGAATGAATGATACTTCCCAATTTCCATATCTAGGCTTTTAGCAGCATAGGTATTATTTGTGTATCCTTGTAGTAGCATATCTTACTCCAACTAACATGAGTCCTTCATTGTTTGGAGTTTACCCCAATGCTAAGCTGTAAAGAGTTATTTAGAGGTGAGACTAGCAGTATTTTACAGAATGAGGTGCAGGCTTATGGTGAAATGTAAAGGTGGAAATTTCCTTGTTCCCTGTACTCTTTTAGTGTAATGGAAAGTTCCATTAATTGTATGGTCTCTTATTGCTCATAATTTGACCCCACAAGACACTATTTGGTCTCTTATTGTGTTGAGTTTGTCACAATTGTATGATATTTCAGGTGTTTGTGAATGGGTGCAAAGTGTTCATAAATGACACACTCCTTTACAAGACTTGAGACTAGTGAAGCACATTTCGTGATTTATTCTTCTACTGAAGATCTAGAATAAGGGCAGGTGAAAATTCCCGAATTTGTAGAGCAAACTATGTATAATTTAGTTTGTCTAAGAACAGGTGGATATGTCTACAAGAATATCgcataatatgttttgttaatAGCTACAGTGTGCAGGTACGAATTCTACTGATGTTTGTCTTGTTTGTCTATTGTGAATGCCAATGTACAAACACTTTAGAGGATTTGAGATTGTGGTGGTATATTTTATGATTTACTCAACAAAAATTCTACAGTAAGGACAGGTAGAGGCCCTCGTAATTGGGGTGCAAACCGTGTATGACTTAGTTTGTGTTTATGAACAAGTGGATATAACAGTAGATACAACACAAGATCATCTTTTCCTTTGGTTTTGACAACTAAAATGAATGTCTACAAGAGTATCACAAAATAAGAGACTACCAAGAACAATGAGAAATCTCTGCTATCACCATATTATTAGCTTATAATCAATCATTCTTAACAAATAAATGAAACATTCATCAAAGATTGGGTCCATGAACAGGCCACAAACATTACAAACACTTCTGAACCAGTCCTAAGAATAGTGTTTGCCATTTGACACTAACCTACTCTACCACACAAATGAATCTATAATtctataaatgaaaaaaataaaataaaaaatgaatcttTTGATTGGCTACACTAGTTTATCTGTGGGAAGAAGCTGCCCAGCTAAATCATCCCAGCTTTCTT contains these protein-coding regions:
- the LOC116017505 gene encoding LOW QUALITY PROTEIN: beta-amylase 7-like (The sequence of the model RefSeq protein was modified relative to this genomic sequence to represent the inferred CDS: deleted 2 bases in 1 codon; substituted 1 base at 1 genomic stop codon), with the protein product MAAEMHRYSTNEEDEEMGMDVKEEDDEDEEEEEEEKSLSAPATAGIDGGVASNNSSHRFLHHQQFQEQPTPQGGSRRSRPLEEKERTKLRERHRRAITAKILAGLRKYGNYNLRARADINEVISALAREAGYVVLQDGTTFPSGSHPQGTRATGPSTPVVTSPSLYMQAQNSQPASLRTISSGCQDTVGYNSVQMKSVFMPTSSRYDAPLSGPSQISSMVADGGGTQNDPFLGGSLDSNKQVVDVPTRLQEDAFAGTPYVPVYVMLPLGIINIKSELVDPDSVVKQLRILKSINVDGIMVDCWWGIVEAHGPKEYNWDGYKSLFQIVRELKLKIQVVMSFHECGGNIGDDVCIPLPHWVAEIGRSNPDIYFTDRAGRRNPECLSWGVDKERIFKGRTALEVYYDYMRSFRSEFDEFFKDGVISMIEVGLGPCGELRYPSNPVKHGWRYPGVGEFQCYDQYLFKSLHKAAEERGPLIWARGPDNAGSYNSRPHETGFFCDGGDYDGYHGRFFLKWYSQILVDHVDRVLYLAKLIFEGTCIAVKLSGIHWWYKTTSHAAELTAGYYNSNTRDGYAAILAKLKKHGAILKFTFTEMSTLNQHVEAMGDPEGLDWQMINAAWDACLPVCGGNSLPCHDRASYNYLLEKSKPMDHPDGLHFVSFTYLRLSPVLLDAQNFMEFEQFVKQMHGQAVLDIGIAXGTQAHIPSVLSCKKTGFGCRMESYTVVQILIQVFVNGCKVFINDTLLYKT